From Pseudanabaena sp. PCC 6802, one genomic window encodes:
- a CDS encoding pyridoxal phosphate-dependent aminotransferase, which produces MQLAHRVSKVTPSMTLAIDAKAKALKASGMDICSFSAGEPDFDTPEHIKAAAKQALDRGKTKYGPAAGMPELKQAIADKLASEDRLEYTADQIIVTNGGKHSLYNLMMALLDPGDEVIIPVPYWVSYPEMVKLADGEPVFVITDAANGYKITPEQLEAAITPRTKLFILNSPSNPTGMVYTPEEIRAIAEVLSHHEQVAIAADEIYKKILYDGAQHLSIGAVSAEMRSRTIISSGFAKAYAMTGWRIGYLAGPLDLIKAATKIQGHSTSNVCTFAQYGALAALTESQDCVESMRQAFAQRREVMFQRLNAIPGISCLKPDGAFYLFPNIKELGLSSLQFAEMLLEEAQVAVIPGIPFGMDTNIRLSYATDLNTIERGCDRLYTFVKNRINNQRPTVR; this is translated from the coding sequence ATGCAATTAGCCCACCGCGTTAGTAAAGTCACTCCATCTATGACTTTGGCGATCGATGCCAAGGCTAAAGCTCTCAAGGCAAGCGGGATGGACATTTGCAGTTTTAGTGCTGGCGAGCCAGATTTCGATACGCCAGAACATATTAAAGCGGCGGCGAAACAAGCTCTGGATCGGGGTAAAACCAAATATGGCCCTGCTGCGGGAATGCCAGAACTCAAGCAGGCGATCGCCGATAAACTCGCCTCAGAAGATCGGCTTGAATATACCGCAGACCAGATAATTGTCACGAATGGTGGCAAGCATTCTTTGTATAACTTGATGATGGCGTTGCTCGATCCGGGTGATGAGGTAATTATTCCCGTGCCTTACTGGGTGAGCTATCCCGAAATGGTCAAGCTAGCAGATGGCGAGCCAGTATTTGTCATCACCGATGCAGCTAATGGCTACAAAATTACACCAGAGCAACTAGAAGCAGCCATTACACCGCGTACTAAGCTGTTTATCCTCAATTCGCCCTCTAATCCCACAGGGATGGTATATACGCCCGAGGAGATTCGCGCGATCGCAGAAGTCCTGAGCCACCACGAACAAGTTGCGATTGCCGCTGACGAAATCTATAAAAAGATTCTCTATGATGGGGCGCAGCATTTAAGTATTGGGGCTGTGAGTGCGGAGATGCGATCGCGCACGATTATCAGCAGTGGCTTTGCTAAGGCCTACGCTATGACCGGATGGCGAATTGGCTATCTAGCGGGGCCCTTGGATTTAATTAAAGCTGCCACCAAGATTCAAGGTCATAGTACGTCAAATGTCTGTACTTTCGCTCAATACGGTGCATTAGCTGCTTTGACAGAGTCCCAGGATTGCGTGGAGTCAATGCGGCAGGCTTTTGCCCAGCGGCGCGAAGTCATGTTCCAGCGCTTGAATGCAATTCCAGGTATTAGTTGCCTCAAACCCGATGGGGCATTCTACCTCTTCCCTAATATTAAGGAACTAGGTTTGAGTTCGCTCCAATTTGCGGAGATGCTACTAGAAGAAGCACAGGTGGCAGTCATACCAGGCATTCCCTTTGGCATGGATACGAATATTCGCCTTTCCTACGCCACCGATCTCAATACGATCGAGCGCGGTTGCGATCGCCTGTATACGTTTGTAAAAAATCGGATTAACAATCAAAGACCCACAGTCCGTTAG
- the trpB gene encoding tryptophan synthase subunit beta has translation MTQTPLASIPSLQANSRPDALGRFGIFGGKYVPETLMSALSELEVAAKYYQNDPEFQAELDGLLRDYVGRPSPLYFAERLTDRYGTAQIYLKREDLNHTGAHKINNAIAQALLAKRMGKKRIIAETGAGQHGVATATACARFGLECAIYMGDQDMKRQELNVFRMRLMGAEVRPVFAGTATLKDATSEAIRDWVTNVETTHYILGSVAGPHPYPMLVRDFHAVIGRETRSQCQEKWGGLPDILLACVGGGSNAMGLFHEFVEEPTVRLIGVEAAGEGVDTDKHAATLTKGRVGVLHGAMSYLLQDAEGQVQEAHSISAGLDYPGVGPEHSYLKDSGRAEYYSVTDREALDAFQRLSRLEGIIPALETAHAIAYLETLMPQLTSDKRIVINCSGRGDKDVQTAIARLTI, from the coding sequence ATGACACAGACTCCCCTCGCATCTATTCCCTCCCTTCAGGCCAACAGTCGCCCAGATGCACTGGGGCGATTTGGTATTTTTGGGGGTAAATACGTTCCAGAAACCCTCATGAGCGCTTTGAGCGAGTTGGAAGTGGCGGCAAAGTATTATCAAAACGATCCCGAATTCCAAGCAGAACTGGATGGGCTACTGCGCGATTATGTGGGCAGACCCAGCCCCCTCTACTTTGCGGAGCGCTTGACCGATCGCTACGGCACCGCCCAGATTTACCTCAAGCGCGAAGATCTCAACCATACGGGCGCGCATAAGATCAACAACGCGATCGCTCAGGCTCTCCTCGCCAAACGCATGGGCAAAAAACGGATTATTGCCGAAACTGGTGCGGGACAGCACGGCGTTGCCACTGCCACCGCCTGCGCGCGGTTTGGCTTGGAATGCGCGATCTACATGGGCGACCAGGATATGAAGCGCCAGGAATTAAATGTATTTCGCATGAGGTTAATGGGGGCAGAAGTCAGACCTGTATTTGCGGGAACGGCAACCCTCAAAGATGCCACCTCCGAGGCGATTCGCGATTGGGTTACCAATGTCGAGACTACCCATTATATTTTGGGATCGGTGGCGGGGCCGCATCCCTACCCCATGCTGGTGCGCGACTTCCATGCTGTCATCGGGCGGGAAACGCGATCGCAATGCCAGGAAAAATGGGGCGGCTTGCCGGATATCTTGCTTGCCTGCGTTGGTGGTGGTTCCAATGCGATGGGCTTGTTCCACGAATTTGTCGAAGAGCCAACAGTGCGCCTGATCGGGGTTGAGGCTGCTGGCGAAGGTGTAGATACCGACAAACATGCTGCCACCTTAACTAAGGGCAGAGTAGGCGTTCTGCATGGAGCCATGAGCTACCTATTGCAAGATGCGGAGGGACAAGTACAGGAAGCCCACTCCATCAGTGCCGGACTCGACTATCCCGGCGTGGGGCCAGAACACAGCTACCTGAAAGATTCTGGCAGAGCCGAATACTACAGCGTCACCGATCGAGAAGCCCTGGATGCCTTCCAGCGCTTATCTCGACTAGAGGGGATTATTCCGGCGCTGGAAACTGCCCATGCGATCGCCTACCTGGAAACCCTGATGCCACAGTTAACTTCAGACAAACGCATTGTGATCAACTGCTCTGGGCGCGGCGATAAAGACGTACAAACCGCGATCGCTCGGTTAACCATTTAA
- a CDS encoding Uma2 family endonuclease, with protein MTALTLDLHLALELTDEQFEQICRTNRDLRLERTAKGDLIIMPPTGGETGNRNIKLSTRVEIWNSQTNLGIAFDSSTGFKLPNGAIRSPDASWVQLERWQALTPLQRRKFIPLCPDFAIELMSPTDELGDTQAKMQEYLANGLQLGWLLDPDSKQVEIYRPAQPVEILQNPASLSGETVLPGFVLHLQEIL; from the coding sequence ATGACCGCTCTAACCCTGGATCTACATCTTGCCCTGGAACTGACAGACGAGCAGTTCGAGCAGATCTGCCGCACAAATCGGGATTTGAGATTAGAACGTACTGCAAAAGGAGATTTAATTATTATGCCCCCGACCGGAGGCGAAACTGGCAATCGTAATATCAAGCTCAGCACCCGTGTTGAGATTTGGAATAGCCAGACAAATTTGGGAATTGCCTTTGATTCGTCTACTGGGTTCAAACTGCCAAATGGTGCGATTCGCTCCCCAGATGCATCCTGGGTGCAATTGGAGCGATGGCAGGCGCTCACACCTCTGCAACGGCGAAAATTCATACCGCTTTGTCCGGATTTTGCGATCGAGCTAATGTCTCCTACCGACGAGCTCGGGGATACTCAAGCCAAAATGCAAGAATATCTGGCAAACGGACTGCAACTGGGATGGCTGCTCGATCCCGACTCCAAACAGGTAGAAATTTACCGACCCGCACAGCCAGTAGAAATTCTGCAAAACCCTGCTAGTCTGTCGGGTGAAACCGTATTGCCAGGGTTTGTCTTGCACTTACAAGAAATCCTGTAA
- a CDS encoding branched-chain amino acid ABC transporter permease, whose amino-acid sequence MLEYITTLVILGSIFALFSLGLNLQWGFAGLVNFGHVAFMTIGAYTTILLSLRGVPWYFAFLIASALAGCLGLAIGSTTLRLREDYLAIVTIGVSEMVRLVVNNEEWLTRGTRGVYGYERPLFGLVPPTSYPFLFAAILLVVLGLVYWRLEWLVRSPWGRVLKAIREDEEVVKALGKNVFWYKLQAFVIGGAIAGMAGSFFAWQLTTVYPDSFIPLITFQAWTIVTIGGAGSNLGVLIGAAIFQIYNVLPRFLPAQIRADGGKFEAIQLMLIGLTLILLMLWRPQGILGNKDELTLNR is encoded by the coding sequence ATGCTTGAATACATCACTACTTTAGTCATTCTTGGTTCCATATTTGCCCTCTTTAGTCTGGGTTTAAATCTGCAATGGGGGTTCGCCGGGCTGGTCAATTTTGGGCACGTGGCATTTATGACCATTGGAGCCTATACCACCATCCTGCTTAGCTTAAGAGGCGTACCCTGGTATTTTGCCTTTCTCATCGCTTCTGCTCTAGCTGGCTGCCTTGGCCTGGCGATCGGCAGCACCACACTACGTCTGCGCGAAGACTACCTGGCGATCGTGACGATCGGTGTATCGGAAATGGTCAGATTGGTCGTGAATAACGAGGAATGGCTCACCAGGGGCACCAGAGGCGTATATGGCTACGAGCGTCCCTTATTTGGGCTGGTACCGCCAACCTCCTACCCTTTCCTATTTGCAGCGATCCTTTTAGTCGTGCTCGGTCTGGTCTACTGGCGGTTGGAGTGGTTGGTGCGATCGCCCTGGGGGCGCGTCCTCAAAGCAATTCGCGAAGATGAGGAAGTCGTAAAAGCATTGGGAAAAAATGTATTCTGGTACAAATTGCAGGCATTTGTCATTGGTGGCGCGATCGCCGGTATGGCAGGCAGCTTTTTCGCCTGGCAACTGACTACGGTTTATCCAGATTCATTCATACCGCTAATTACTTTCCAAGCCTGGACGATCGTGACGATCGGTGGGGCGGGTAGTAATTTAGGCGTACTGATAGGAGCTGCGATTTTCCAGATTTACAACGTACTGCCCAGGTTTTTACCAGCTCAAATCCGCGCTGACGGCGGCAAGTTTGAGGCAATTCAGCTAATGTTAATCGGTCTTACGCTGATCTTGTTAATGCTGTGGCGACCGCAAGGCATTCTTGGCAATAAGGACGAACTGACCCTAAATCGGTAA